The sequence GCTTACGCAGACGGCGGTTCTCATTCCCGGCATGGACCAGCAGGCCGATAACCAGGATCAGGGCCGTCAGGAAAAGCGCCGCCAGGATGACGACGAAACGGTCGAGCATCTCGTAATCCCGCTTCGCCTCATCGAGGAAGTTCGTTTCCAGTTCGACGATCCGCCGGTCGAGGTCGAAGGTTTCGATGCGGTTGACGTTCTGCACGAATCCCGGATAGTTTGCGGCGATATAATGCACGTGCAGCATGAAACTCCGGATCAGGGCCGCCTGCTCTTTGGACATGCCCGAAAGAAACCCCAGCGGTTCCACCTCTTCATTGAGATCGCCGAGGAAAGTGGCATCGAAAAGTATCCGGGCCTGGGAGACCTCCGCGATGATGGAGAGGATACGGGCATAGGTCACCGGATCGTCTTCGAACAGTTTCACTTTCTGCGCCGAAAGCGAGGTGATGTAGACAAAGGAGTTCTTGATCCCGGCGTTAAGCATCATAAAGTCGCCGATCATCGTTTCGTATCGGTTCAGCGCTTCACCGAGACGCACCAGAGAGCGGTAGCTCTGCCGGTAGGCATCGCGCTGCAAAAACGCGTTTTTGCGCAGCGCCTCGAACTCATGCTTCAGCGTATCGAGATCCCCCGTGATTTCGTCCTGGTTGGAATAGGCGAAGAGGGAACTGCGAAGGATCTCGTAGTTGAGCCGGTGGTAGTTGCGGTCGATCGTATGAAAATGACCCCGCACCTCCCGGAAGTTGTACTCGACATGGCGCTGCGACAGGTAGAAATAGAGCAGGAGCGAAAACGACCCCACCCCGGCCGCAAGCGCCAGGAAGGGTTTCCAGCCGATCTGCCGGAGCAGCGCACTCATCGCAGCACTTCCGGACGCTCGCCGGTCAGCGTTTTGAGGAACGCCACGATCGCCTTGACGTCCTTGTCGCTCAATTCGACCCCGAGGTTGTGGTAGCTCATCTTCTGCACCGCGTCGGTCAGGGTCTTGGAGGAGGCGTCGTGGAAATAGGGCGCCGTCAGGGCGATGTTGCGCAGGGTCGGAACCTTGTAGACATTCACATGACTGCGTTTGTTCGTAATGGCATGCAGGTCCGGAGCCGCTTCGTCGTGTTCATAGGGGACGAAGAGCCCCATCTTCTGGAAAGAGTTCCCCCCGATGTTGATCCCGTTGTGGCAGGTGATGCAGCCGTAGGCCTTGAACCGCTGGTATCCCTCCTGCTCCAGCGGGGAGAGGGTGGTTTCCCCCCGCAGGAAGCGGTCGAAGGGGCTGTCGGGCGTCACCAGCGCCTTTTCGAACTCGACGATCGCATCGATCACCTGCTCATAGGTGACCCCCTTTTCCCC is a genomic window of Sulfurimonas sp. HSL1-2 containing:
- a CDS encoding cytochrome-c peroxidase, with translation MKYWFAAIVLSAFSTLAMGQEPIEPLPRHVAYDPAKAALGKKLFSETLLSSDKTVACATCHSFNYGGADPRPVSIGVGGKTGNVQSPTVYNARYNFKQFWNGRAESLTEQASGPIHNPVEMGMESATVTQRLNADPAYVNAFAAVYGEKGVTYEQVIDAIVEFEKALVTPDSPFDRFLRGETTLSPLEQEGYQRFKAYGCITCHNGINIGGNSFQKMGLFVPYEHDEAAPDLHAITNKRSHVNVYKVPTLRNIALTAPYFHDASSKTLTDAVQKMSYHNLGVELSDKDVKAIVAFLKTLTGERPEVLR